One part of the Solea solea chromosome 16, fSolSol10.1, whole genome shotgun sequence genome encodes these proteins:
- the ddx5 gene encoding probable ATP-dependent RNA helicase DDX5 isoform X1 has product MPGYSDRDRGRDRDRGYGGGPPRFGGNRGGGGGGGGGGKFGNPGERLRKKHWNLDELPKFEKNFYQPHPDVVRRSPQEVEQYRRAKTITFKGRECPSPIIKFHEASFPSYVMEVIEKQNWTDPTPIQAQGWPLALSGKDMVGIAQTGSGKTLSYLLPAIVHINHQPFLERGDGPITLVLAPTRELAQQVQQVAAEYGRASRLKTTCIYGGAPKGPQIRDLERGVEICIATPGRLIDFLEAGKTNLRRCTYLVLDEADRMLDMGFEPQIRKIVDQIRPDRQTLMWSATWPKEVRQLAEDFLKDYVQINIGALQLSANHNILQIVDVCNDGEKENKLIRLLEEIMSEKENKTIIFVETKRRCDDLTRRMRRDGWPGMGIHGDKSQQERDWVLNEFKYGKAPILIATDVASRGLDVEDVKFVINFDYPNNSEDYIHRIGRTARSQKTGTAYTFFTPNNMRQAADLIAVLREANQAINPKLLQMAEDRGGRSRGGRGGDYRDDRRDRYSSGRRDFGNFRDRENGRGFENGPNKSFGTNTQNGGYGNNAASSNGYNGASYNGNGQSNFNNQTGAFGGQNNFQAPNGASHTPFTFPQTQAPQQHPPPLVPYTLPPQFTQ; this is encoded by the exons TTATGGCGGTGGTCCACCTCGCTTTGGGGGCAAtcgtggtggtggaggaggaggcggcggtggAGGAAAGTTTGGCAATCCGGGAGAACGGCTGCGCAAAAAACACTGGAACCTGGACGAACTCCCCAAGTTTGAGAAAAACTTCTATCAGCCGCATCCCGATGTGGTCCGCAGGTCACCG CAAGAAGTGGAGCAATACAGGAGGGCCAAAACAATTACATTCAAGGGGAGAGAGTGCCCCAGCCCCATTATCAAGTTCCATGAGGCCAGCTTTCCAT CTTATGTGATGGAAGTTATCGAAAAACAGAACTGGACTGATCCAACCCCCATCCAGGCTCAGGGGTGGCCCCTGGCTCTTAGTGGCAAGGATATGGTTGGCATTGCACAGACTGGTTCTGGCAAAACACTGTCT TATCTGTTGCCTGCCATTGTGCACATCAACCACCAACCTTTCCTGGAACGTGGAGATGGTCCTATT ACCTTGGTGCTGGCCCCAACCCGTGAGTTGGCTCAGCAGGTACAACAGGTGGCGGCCGAATATGGCAGAGCTTCTCGCCTGAAGACTACTTGTATCTATGGCGGAGCACCAAAGGGACCACAGATACGTGACCTGGAAAGAG GTGTGGAGATCTGCATTGCCACTCCTGGCAGGCTCATTGATTTCCTTGAGGCCGGAAAGACGAACCTCCGTCGATGCACATATCTTGTGCTGGACGAGGCCGACAGAATGCTGGACATGGGCTTTGAGCCGCAGATCCGTAAAATTGTTGACCAAATCAGA CCTGACCGCCAGACTCTGATGTGGAGTGCTACTTGGCCTAAAGAGGTTCGCCAGTTGGCAGAGGACTTCCTGAAGGACTATGTTCAGATTAATATTGGAGCACTGCAGCTAAGTGCCAACCACAACATCCTGCAGATCGTTGATGTCTGCAATGATGGAGAGAAGGAAAATAA ACTGATTCGTCTGCTTGAGGAAATCATGAGTGAGAAGGAAAACAAGACCATCATCTTTGTGGAGACAAAGAGGCGGTGTGATGATCTCacaaggaggatgaggagggatgG GTGGCCAGGAATGGGAATCCATGGGGATAAAAGCCAACAGGAAAGAGACTGGGTTCTCAATG agTTCAAATATGGAAAGGCCCCCATTCTCATAGCTACAGATGTCGCCTCCAGGGGTCTAG ATGTTGAAGACGTGAAATTTGTCATCAACTTTGACTACCCAAACAACTCAGAGGACTATATCCACCGCATTGGCAGAACAGCTCGTAGCCAAAAGACAGGCACAGCTTATACCTTCTTCACTCCAAACAACATGAGACAGGCCGCCGACCTCATAGCTGTGCTTCGTGAGGCCAACCAGGCAATCAACCCCAAGCTCCTCCAAATGGCTGAAGACAGAGGAG GTCGTTCAAGGGGAGGCCGAGGTGGTGATTACAGGGATGACCGCAGGGATAGGTATTCCTCCGGAAGGCGCGACTTTGGAAATTTTAGGGACAGGGAGAATGGTAGAGGTTTTGaaaatggaccaaacaaatctttcggcacaaacacacagaatggAGGCTATGGGAACAATGCCGCCAGCAGCAATGGCTACAATGGAGCGAGCTACAATGGTAATGGACAGTCCAACTTTAACAACCAAACGGGGGCCTTTGGCGGTCAGAACAACTTCCAGGCACCGAATGGTGCTAGCCACACCCCTTTCACCTTCCCCCAGACACAGGCCCCACAGCAGCATCCTCCACCGCTGGTGCCCTACACCCTCCCCCCACAGTTCACTCAGTAA
- the ddx5 gene encoding probable ATP-dependent RNA helicase DDX5 isoform X2, with product MPGYSDRDRGRDRDRGYGGGPPRFGGNRGGGGGGGGGGKFGNPGERLRKKHWNLDELPKFEKNFYQPHPDVVRRSPQEVEQYRRAKTITFKGRECPSPIIKFHEASFPSYVMEVIEKQNWTDPTPIQAQGWPLALSGKDMVGIAQTGSGKTLSYLLPAIVHINHQPFLERGDGPITLVLAPTRELAQQVQQVAAEYGRASRLKTTCIYGGAPKGPQIRDLERGVEICIATPGRLIDFLEAGKTNLRRCTYLVLDEADRMLDMGFEPQIRKIVDQIRPDRQTLMWSATWPKEVRQLAEDFLKDYVQINIGALQLSANHNILQIVDVCNDGEKENKLIRLLEEIMSEKENKTIIFVETKRRCDDLTRRMRRDGWPGMGIHGDKSQQERDWVLNEFKYGKAPILIATDVASRGLDVEDVKFVINFDYPNNSEDYIHRIGRTARSQKTGTAYTFFTPNNMRQAADLIAVLREANQAINPKLLQMAEDRGGKSNWSFKGRPRW from the exons TTATGGCGGTGGTCCACCTCGCTTTGGGGGCAAtcgtggtggtggaggaggaggcggcggtggAGGAAAGTTTGGCAATCCGGGAGAACGGCTGCGCAAAAAACACTGGAACCTGGACGAACTCCCCAAGTTTGAGAAAAACTTCTATCAGCCGCATCCCGATGTGGTCCGCAGGTCACCG CAAGAAGTGGAGCAATACAGGAGGGCCAAAACAATTACATTCAAGGGGAGAGAGTGCCCCAGCCCCATTATCAAGTTCCATGAGGCCAGCTTTCCAT CTTATGTGATGGAAGTTATCGAAAAACAGAACTGGACTGATCCAACCCCCATCCAGGCTCAGGGGTGGCCCCTGGCTCTTAGTGGCAAGGATATGGTTGGCATTGCACAGACTGGTTCTGGCAAAACACTGTCT TATCTGTTGCCTGCCATTGTGCACATCAACCACCAACCTTTCCTGGAACGTGGAGATGGTCCTATT ACCTTGGTGCTGGCCCCAACCCGTGAGTTGGCTCAGCAGGTACAACAGGTGGCGGCCGAATATGGCAGAGCTTCTCGCCTGAAGACTACTTGTATCTATGGCGGAGCACCAAAGGGACCACAGATACGTGACCTGGAAAGAG GTGTGGAGATCTGCATTGCCACTCCTGGCAGGCTCATTGATTTCCTTGAGGCCGGAAAGACGAACCTCCGTCGATGCACATATCTTGTGCTGGACGAGGCCGACAGAATGCTGGACATGGGCTTTGAGCCGCAGATCCGTAAAATTGTTGACCAAATCAGA CCTGACCGCCAGACTCTGATGTGGAGTGCTACTTGGCCTAAAGAGGTTCGCCAGTTGGCAGAGGACTTCCTGAAGGACTATGTTCAGATTAATATTGGAGCACTGCAGCTAAGTGCCAACCACAACATCCTGCAGATCGTTGATGTCTGCAATGATGGAGAGAAGGAAAATAA ACTGATTCGTCTGCTTGAGGAAATCATGAGTGAGAAGGAAAACAAGACCATCATCTTTGTGGAGACAAAGAGGCGGTGTGATGATCTCacaaggaggatgaggagggatgG GTGGCCAGGAATGGGAATCCATGGGGATAAAAGCCAACAGGAAAGAGACTGGGTTCTCAATG agTTCAAATATGGAAAGGCCCCCATTCTCATAGCTACAGATGTCGCCTCCAGGGGTCTAG ATGTTGAAGACGTGAAATTTGTCATCAACTTTGACTACCCAAACAACTCAGAGGACTATATCCACCGCATTGGCAGAACAGCTCGTAGCCAAAAGACAGGCACAGCTTATACCTTCTTCACTCCAAACAACATGAGACAGGCCGCCGACCTCATAGCTGTGCTTCGTGAGGCCAACCAGGCAATCAACCCCAAGCTCCTCCAAATGGCTGAAGACAGAGGAGGTAAATCCAATTG GTCGTTCAAGGGGAGGCCGAGGTGGTGA